Proteins encoded together in one Amblyomma americanum isolate KBUSLIRL-KWMA chromosome 1, ASM5285725v1, whole genome shotgun sequence window:
- the LOC144116845 gene encoding histone-lysine N-methyltransferase PRDM7-like, producing the protein MASEDDFTALRKYFTDDEWKGLSDYMKTPCSNVRENYELMLKLASLETSSSRSFYPRRQREEVNYIECEENSDEEHLFCDVCGGDHPGDCHKHGPLTHVKHAEVDAGDPLRANKTLPEGLSIGRSTFKGAQYGMFTLKLQPKRVYFGPYEGVKVEDNGRANGYTWQVRRTQDAFRTIKAVV; encoded by the exons ATGGCGAGCGAAGACGACTTTACAGCACTTCGTAAGTATTTCACCGACGACGAATGGAAGGGCTTGTCGGATTACATGAAGACGCCGTGCTCGAACGTCAGAGAGAACTACGAGCTGATGCTGAAGCTGG CCTCGCTCGAGACGTCTTCCAGCAGGTCCTTCTACCCGAGACGCCAGCGAGAAGAGGTCAACTATATAGAATGCGAGGAAAACTCGGACGAGGAACACCTAT TTTGCGATGTCTGCGGCGGCGACCATCCCGGCGACTGCCACAAACACGGACCATTGACCCATGTCAAGCACGCGGAG GTGGATGCTGGGGACCCGCTGCGCGCCAACAAGACCCTCCCCGAGGGCCTGTCCATCGGCCGTTCTACCTTCAAAGGGGCACAGTACGGCATGTTCACCCTGAAGCTACAGCCCAAGAGGGTCTACTTTGGTCCTTACGAGGGTGTCAAGGTTGAGGACAACGGAAGGGCCAACGGCTACACCTGGCAGGTGCGTCGGACACAGGACGCCTTTAGAACCATTAAGGCAGTGGTTTGA